From a region of the Paenibacillus sp. FSL R10-2734 genome:
- a CDS encoding rod shape-determining protein, producing MLGSFTKDLGIDLGTANTLVYVRGKGIVVREPSVVAINTDTKTIEAVGESAKKMIGRTPGNIRAIRPMKDGVIADFDTTATMIKYFIRQAQKQRSMFQRHPNVMVCVPSGITAVEQRAVEDATRQAGAREAYIIEEPFAAAIGADLPVWEPTGSMVVDIGGGTTEVAVISLGGIVTSRSVRVAGDEADESIIQYIKRQYNLMIGERTSEQLKMDVGSALPLEKAETMEIRGRDLVTGLPKTLTITSDEICEALSDTVNSIIEAVKVTLEKCPPELAADIMDRGIVLTGGGALLRNLDKLLARETGMPVIVAENPLDCVAIGTGKALENIHLFKSRSSSSLRSKR from the coding sequence ATGTTGGGTAGTTTTACGAAAGATTTAGGAATTGACTTGGGGACAGCAAATACGCTTGTCTATGTACGCGGTAAGGGGATCGTTGTAAGAGAGCCTTCCGTTGTAGCCATTAACACTGACACTAAGACGATTGAAGCCGTGGGTGAATCCGCTAAAAAAATGATCGGCCGCACACCAGGAAACATTCGTGCGATCCGTCCAATGAAGGATGGAGTTATCGCTGACTTTGATACAACGGCTACCATGATTAAATATTTTATTCGTCAAGCACAGAAACAGCGTTCTATGTTCCAACGTCATCCTAATGTAATGGTCTGCGTACCATCCGGCATTACTGCTGTAGAGCAACGTGCTGTAGAAGATGCTACTAGACAAGCTGGTGCTCGCGAAGCTTACATTATCGAGGAGCCTTTTGCTGCAGCGATCGGTGCAGATCTGCCGGTTTGGGAACCAACAGGAAGTATGGTTGTTGATATCGGCGGAGGTACAACTGAAGTCGCTGTAATTTCACTCGGCGGTATTGTTACTAGTCGTTCTGTACGTGTTGCGGGTGATGAAGCGGATGAGTCTATCATTCAGTACATCAAACGTCAGTACAATCTGATGATTGGTGAACGTACTTCGGAACAGCTTAAAATGGATGTGGGTTCTGCCCTGCCACTTGAGAAGGCTGAGACCATGGAAATTCGCGGACGCGATCTCGTAACGGGTCTGCCTAAGACACTTACAATCACTTCTGACGAGATCTGTGAGGCGTTGTCCGACACAGTGAATTCTATTATTGAAGCTGTTAAAGTAACTTTGGAAAAATGTCCACCGGAGCTTGCAGCAGATATTATGGATCGCGGGATTGTCTTAACAGGTGGAGGCGCCTTGCTTCGTAACTTGGACAAACTGCTTGCACGTGAGACTGGAATGCCAGTTATTGTTGCTGAGAACCCTCTTGATTGTGTAGCTATTGGAACAGGAAAGGCGCTTGAAAATATTCATTTGTTCAAGAGTCGCAGCAGTTCCAGTCTTCGCTCTAAGAGATAA
- the mreC gene encoding rod shape-determining protein MreC, producing the protein MLKLFKLLSNKRLFILLITLVLFIVVMGFSLASRSKLSWPENFLRDTTGFVQKMFYKPAGYVAGLFEDIGNLKDLAEENEQLKILAAQYARDKAQYNFIQARNDSLEEKWKFTEEQKKLYKYDYHIAQVISQTTEPSNSTIVIDLGSKDGVRPNMSVISVEGLVGVISQVSNFTSTVKLMTMMDTNDPNSQPPIAATALNKEGKSFGMIESYNPKTNRMLMTKIPPGDPIAKDDVIVSSGIGGLYPRGLTIGTVDSVEVGEFGLTSTAVIKPSAEFQDWKELIVVYTEERAE; encoded by the coding sequence GTGTTGAAACTGTTTAAACTCTTAAGCAATAAACGTTTGTTTATTCTGTTGATTACACTGGTGCTGTTCATTGTGGTGATGGGCTTCAGCTTGGCATCAAGGAGCAAATTGTCCTGGCCGGAGAATTTTCTTAGAGATACGACTGGTTTCGTGCAAAAAATGTTCTACAAGCCCGCTGGATATGTAGCGGGCTTGTTTGAAGATATCGGAAATCTGAAAGATCTTGCTGAGGAAAATGAGCAACTGAAGATTCTAGCTGCCCAATATGCGCGTGATAAAGCCCAGTATAACTTCATTCAGGCACGGAATGATTCGTTGGAGGAAAAATGGAAGTTTACTGAAGAACAGAAGAAATTGTATAAATATGATTATCATATAGCGCAGGTAATAAGCCAGACTACAGAACCAAGCAATAGTACAATTGTAATCGATTTAGGTTCAAAGGATGGCGTTAGACCAAATATGTCCGTAATTTCTGTTGAAGGTTTGGTGGGCGTTATAAGCCAGGTCAGCAATTTCACTTCTACTGTGAAGCTTATGACCATGATGGATACCAATGATCCTAATTCCCAGCCGCCTATTGCGGCAACTGCCTTAAATAAAGAGGGGAAGTCTTTTGGTATGATTGAGAGCTATAATCCAAAGACAAATAGAATGCTGATGACTAAAATTCCACCGGGCGATCCGATTGCAAAGGATGATGTAATTGTTTCCTCCGGAATTGGGGGATTGTATCCGCGAGGATTGACCATCGGTACGGTTGATAGCGTTGAGGTTGGTGAATTTGGATTAACCTCTACAGCAGTGATTAAGCCTTCAGCAGAATTTCAGGACTGGAAAGAGCTGATTGTTGTTTATACGGAGGAGCGTGCTGAATAG
- the mreD gene encoding rod shape-determining protein MreD — translation MNMRRSVLILLLFLLFILEGTILPWLIPDVWQMRIIPNLVFVVLLFVAVYHHRHSALLLGLTFGMLHDVVFYGRILGAHSFAMGLSAYLIGLLFQTPRAPLPLMMTVILLGSLLEDSVLFGIYSVFNLNQEPYSWAILDHMLPTMLFHFAIALILYIPLRRQLELIKKEKSKEEAA, via the coding sequence GTGAATATGCGCAGATCTGTTCTTATTCTGTTACTGTTCCTCTTATTTATTCTGGAGGGAACCATTCTGCCTTGGCTGATTCCAGATGTTTGGCAGATGCGAATTATTCCGAATCTAGTGTTTGTTGTATTATTGTTCGTGGCTGTATATCATCATCGTCATTCAGCACTTTTGCTGGGTCTAACTTTCGGAATGTTACATGATGTCGTTTTTTATGGCAGAATTCTAGGAGCACATTCTTTTGCGATGGGTCTGTCGGCGTATTTAATCGGCCTTCTGTTTCAGACTCCACGTGCTCCACTGCCTCTTATGATGACTGTGATTCTGCTCGGAAGCTTACTAGAGGATAGTGTGTTATTTGGTATTTATAGTGTATTCAATCTCAATCAGGAACCCTATAGCTGGGCGATTTTGGATCATATGCTGCCAACGATGCTCTTTCATTTTGCTATCGCTCTGATCCTCTACATACCGCTAAGGCGCCAGCTTGAGCTGATCAAGAAAGAGAAGAGTAAAGAGGAAGCGGCATAA
- the minC gene encoding septum site-determining protein MinC: protein MTVKSKHVRIKGIKDGLIFLLDDKCPFEDLLSELRYKLEHSHQNILTGPIVHVDIKLGNRPVTEEDKEAVLEILKGQGNLLIRSIEALPVPGSEDNDALFLMSGILRSGQVLHHEGNLLYLGDVNPGGTITCSGDIYILGSLRGMAHAGVDGNEEAIIAASLMSPTQLRIADIISRPPDEWETRESSMEFAYLTNGAMQIDKIHNLVKVRQDLNVFKGV, encoded by the coding sequence ATGACAGTAAAATCCAAGCATGTAAGGATTAAGGGCATCAAGGATGGCCTGATATTCCTGCTAGACGACAAGTGTCCCTTCGAAGATCTTCTGAGCGAGCTTCGCTATAAGCTGGAGCACAGCCATCAAAATATTTTGACTGGACCGATTGTGCATGTGGACATTAAGCTGGGCAATCGTCCCGTAACTGAGGAAGACAAGGAAGCTGTGCTGGAGATTCTGAAAGGACAGGGAAACCTACTGATTCGTTCCATAGAGGCGCTTCCAGTGCCCGGCAGTGAGGATAATGACGCGTTGTTTCTTATGAGTGGAATTCTTCGTTCCGGTCAGGTGCTGCACCATGAGGGCAATCTTTTATATCTGGGGGATGTGAACCCGGGAGGTACCATAACCTGCTCAGGCGATATCTATATTCTAGGATCACTTAGAGGTATGGCGCATGCTGGAGTAGATGGTAATGAGGAAGCGATTATCGCTGCTTCTTTAATGTCTCCAACACAATTGCGAATTGCTGATATTATCAGTCGTCCTCCCGATGAGTGGGAAACCCGAGAAAGCAGTATGGAGTTTGCATATTTAACGAACGGAGCTATGCAAATCGATAAAATTCATAATCTAGTCAAAGTACGTCAGGATTTAAATGTGTTTAAAGGGGTGTAG
- the minD gene encoding septum site-determining protein MinD: protein MGEAIVVTSGKGGVGKTTTTANIGTALALQGKKVCLVDTDIGLRNLDVVMGLENRIIYDLVDVAEGRCRLNQALVKDKRFDELYMLPAAQTKDKTAVSPEQVKDIILELKKEYEYILIDCPAGIEHGFRNAIAGADKAIVVTTPEHAAVRDADRIIGLLEQSHVESPKLVVNRIRPGLVKSGDMLDIEDILQVLNIDLIGIVPDDELVIKAANSGEPTVMNPDSSAAIAYRNIARRILGDAVPLMQLDRKPGAFKKLKKFFGMA from the coding sequence ATGGGAGAAGCGATAGTCGTAACCTCGGGCAAAGGCGGAGTTGGCAAGACAACCACAACAGCCAATATTGGAACCGCACTTGCACTGCAGGGCAAAAAAGTATGTCTCGTCGATACCGACATTGGACTGCGTAATCTGGATGTAGTTATGGGGCTTGAGAATCGTATTATTTATGATCTAGTGGATGTAGCAGAGGGACGTTGTCGACTGAATCAAGCGCTCGTTAAAGATAAACGCTTTGATGAGTTGTATATGTTGCCGGCGGCACAAACGAAGGATAAAACAGCTGTCTCTCCTGAACAAGTAAAAGATATCATTCTTGAACTGAAGAAGGAATATGAATATATTCTGATTGATTGTCCAGCAGGGATTGAACATGGCTTCCGCAATGCGATAGCTGGTGCGGATAAAGCGATCGTGGTTACCACACCAGAGCATGCCGCTGTGCGGGATGCGGATCGTATTATCGGACTGCTCGAGCAGTCGCATGTGGAATCGCCAAAATTGGTGGTAAATCGTATTCGCCCAGGTCTTGTAAAGTCTGGGGATATGCTTGATATTGAGGATATTTTACAGGTGCTGAATATTGATCTTATCGGAATTGTTCCGGATGATGAACTGGTTATTAAAGCCGCTAATAGTGGAGAGCCTACAGTTATGAATCCCGATTCGTCAGCAGCTATTGCCTACCGCAATATTGCACGTCGAATTTTAGGTGATGCTGTACCGCTAATGCAGCTTGATCGGAAACCGGGAGCCTTTAAGAAACTCAAGAAATTTTTCGGTATGGCTTAA
- a CDS encoding M23 family metallopeptidase → MDLKSDIKNRRKDRIRSLLEEIPDIETAEVPPLFVMPEKSTSFKEWGTGFKKNEGQSSIEPDPEVMWKERRGGWEEPGGGGSNFSSGFIRRVVASVLVFGAVWGIFSVHQPWSYKVQAFISDALSNDMDFIAVRVWYEENFNGAPAFIPIFGDKDEPSQKAAAHHDLSAPVAGSIVQPFASTLKGVEIMPQIDSTLNVTVKSIDMGRVLSISKELDGGIRIAVQHSGGITAEYGHLSGTKLEIDDWIQSGDALGWMLEKEGSSAPTLFFAVMKDKTYIDPTEVVSFD, encoded by the coding sequence ATGGATCTGAAATCAGATATCAAGAATCGCCGCAAGGATCGTATTCGTAGTTTGCTGGAGGAAATCCCGGATATAGAAACGGCGGAGGTGCCTCCGTTATTCGTTATGCCCGAAAAGAGTACGAGCTTCAAGGAGTGGGGAACGGGATTTAAGAAGAATGAGGGGCAATCATCTATAGAGCCTGACCCAGAAGTGATGTGGAAAGAGAGACGCGGGGGCTGGGAGGAACCTGGCGGAGGAGGTTCTAATTTTTCTTCCGGTTTTATTCGACGGGTTGTAGCCAGTGTGCTTGTGTTTGGAGCGGTATGGGGGATATTTTCGGTTCACCAGCCATGGTCTTATAAAGTTCAAGCTTTTATTAGTGATGCCTTGAGCAATGACATGGATTTCATAGCAGTACGTGTCTGGTACGAGGAGAATTTTAATGGTGCACCGGCGTTCATTCCGATATTTGGTGACAAAGATGAGCCTTCTCAAAAGGCAGCAGCTCATCATGACCTTAGCGCTCCGGTAGCCGGAAGCATTGTTCAGCCATTTGCTTCTACGCTAAAAGGTGTGGAAATTATGCCTCAAATCGATTCAACCTTAAATGTGACGGTGAAGAGTATAGACATGGGACGTGTTCTTTCCATCTCCAAAGAATTGGACGGTGGCATTCGAATTGCGGTTCAACATTCTGGAGGAATCACAGCAGAATACGGGCATTTAAGCGGCACCAAACTGGAGATTGATGACTGGATTCAAAGTGGAGATGCACTCGGATGGATGCTGGAGAAAGAGGGATCCTCAGCTCCTACGCTGTTTTTTGCAGTGATGAAAGACAAGACTTATATTGATCCTACAGAAGTGGTATCGTTTGATTAG
- a CDS encoding M50 family metallopeptidase, producing the protein MIRILGIDLSLHPLFVIIMLLSVLTGQFLELLTLFTIVLIHELGHVVAALLVGATVKSVQLLPFGGVAVIEDHGRLTASREIGIALAGPLQNGIMIVMALGLQQAGYGNQEFLTYFIHANAIIALFNLLPVLPLDGGKVLQATVSLFLPYYYTLLWSGRVSIAASILVIVYALLPLGAGGGLRLNMIMIGAFLLYSNLTDHRNLPYRFVAFLMNREAVYEYHLRTGSVARPIVALSAKPLDAILRLFKRNQYHFIYVLNGKGNVVAVVPEQRLISTYFGM; encoded by the coding sequence TTGATTAGGATCTTAGGAATTGACCTGTCACTTCATCCATTGTTCGTAATCATTATGTTGCTCTCTGTACTCACGGGACAATTTCTGGAGCTGCTTACTTTATTTACGATTGTCCTCATTCATGAGTTAGGACATGTCGTAGCGGCCCTTCTTGTTGGGGCTACAGTCAAGTCGGTTCAGCTTCTTCCGTTTGGTGGAGTTGCGGTGATTGAAGATCATGGGCGGCTTACAGCTAGTCGTGAGATTGGCATTGCACTTGCCGGTCCACTGCAAAATGGCATCATGATTGTTATGGCTCTTGGTCTCCAGCAAGCAGGCTACGGCAATCAGGAATTTTTAACCTATTTTATACATGCCAATGCCATTATTGCATTGTTTAATCTTTTACCTGTGCTGCCACTTGACGGAGGAAAAGTACTTCAGGCTACAGTTAGTCTATTCCTTCCTTACTACTATACTTTGCTGTGGAGCGGACGCGTGAGCATTGCTGCAAGCATTCTTGTGATTGTTTATGCGCTGTTGCCCCTTGGGGCGGGTGGAGGTCTGAGGCTGAATATGATCATGATCGGTGCTTTTCTACTGTATTCAAATCTCACGGATCATCGGAATTTACCATACAGATTCGTTGCATTTTTGATGAATAGGGAGGCTGTTTATGAGTATCATTTGCGGACAGGAAGTGTGGCTCGTCCAATTGTTGCCTTATCTGCGAAACCTTTAGACGCTATATTGCGTCTATTTAAACGTAATCAATATCATTTTATTTATGTGTTAAACGGCAAAGGCAATGTTGTTGCTGTTGTGCCGGAACAGCGCTTAATATCTACTTACTTCGGAATGTAG
- a CDS encoding Rne/Rng family ribonuclease has translation MKQMIVHCTQHITRMALLENGRLVEYAAERDQQQGLVGSYYKGRVINVLPGMQAAFVDIGQKKNAFLYVDDVLHPHLDKQPDVKPSIETLLQPGQDIVVQVRKEPSGGKGARVTTHYTLPGRWMVYMPFADYVGVSKKISRDAERSRLKGIGDRLRMKEEGLIMRTVSQDEPHEAVEGDLSFLRAQWDNITRRAQTAEAPALLHRDLSIVQRFIRDAFNPQRDQLIIDSPAAVKEATIFLDDMAPDGYKPVSLYNGAEPIFAAYGVQEQLHKSFSRKITLAGGATMIWDETEALTVIDVNTAQYIGGASLEETVTNTNLLAAEEIGRLIRLRDTGGIIIVDFIDMEQEAHRKMVTERLEKVICKDRTKTHILGWTRLGLLEMTRKKARHDSASFAPILCQCCGGSGKVGEWME, from the coding sequence ATGAAACAGATGATCGTTCACTGCACGCAGCACATTACCCGAATGGCTCTTCTGGAGAACGGAAGGCTTGTGGAGTACGCGGCTGAGCGCGATCAGCAGCAAGGGCTGGTCGGTAGTTATTATAAAGGCCGTGTGATTAACGTACTTCCAGGTATGCAGGCTGCTTTTGTTGACATTGGACAGAAGAAGAATGCTTTTTTATATGTTGATGATGTCTTGCACCCTCATTTGGATAAACAGCCGGATGTGAAGCCCTCTATCGAGACGCTTTTGCAGCCTGGTCAGGATATTGTTGTACAAGTAAGAAAAGAGCCGAGTGGCGGCAAGGGTGCGCGTGTAACGACCCATTATACATTGCCTGGCCGCTGGATGGTGTATATGCCTTTTGCTGATTACGTTGGTGTCTCCAAAAAAATAAGTCGCGATGCAGAACGTAGCCGGCTCAAAGGAATTGGTGATCGGCTGCGAATGAAAGAAGAGGGGCTTATTATGCGGACTGTCTCTCAGGATGAGCCACATGAAGCCGTGGAAGGTGATCTTTCATTTCTACGTGCGCAATGGGATAACATTACACGTCGGGCACAAACGGCAGAAGCTCCGGCTTTATTGCATCGTGATCTTAGTATTGTTCAACGGTTTATAAGAGATGCATTTAATCCACAGCGCGATCAGTTAATTATTGATTCTCCAGCTGCAGTTAAAGAAGCTACGATATTTCTAGATGACATGGCACCTGATGGGTACAAGCCTGTAAGTTTGTACAATGGAGCGGAGCCTATTTTTGCAGCTTATGGAGTTCAGGAACAGCTACACAAGAGCTTCAGCCGCAAGATCACGCTGGCGGGCGGAGCAACCATGATCTGGGATGAGACGGAGGCGCTCACCGTTATTGACGTTAACACCGCGCAATACATTGGAGGAGCATCGCTTGAAGAGACGGTGACAAATACTAATCTGCTTGCAGCAGAGGAGATCGGTCGTCTAATCCGTTTACGAGATACAGGTGGAATCATTATTGTCGACTTTATTGATATGGAGCAAGAGGCACATCGTAAAATGGTTACCGAGCGGCTTGAGAAAGTGATCTGCAAGGATCGAACCAAAACACATATTCTCGGTTGGACAAGACTTGGACTTCTGGAGATGACCCGGAAGAAGGCAAGACATGATTCAGCCAGCTTCGCACCTATCCTTTGTCAGTGTTGTGGGGGAAGCGGAAAAGTTGGAGAATGGATGGAATGA
- the rplU gene encoding 50S ribosomal protein L21, producing MYAIIETGGKQYKVQEGDVLFIEKLEAEDGASVTFDRVLAVSNEGGLTAGAPLVSGASVTAKVEKHGKGAKVVVYKYKPKKNYHKKQGHRQPYTKVTIEKIQA from the coding sequence ATGTATGCAATTATCGAAACTGGTGGTAAACAATACAAAGTCCAAGAGGGCGATGTTTTGTTCATTGAGAAGTTGGAAGCTGAAGACGGCGCAAGTGTAACTTTTGACCGTGTATTGGCTGTTTCTAACGAAGGTGGTCTGACTGCAGGAGCTCCGCTCGTAAGTGGCGCGTCTGTAACAGCTAAAGTCGAGAAACATGGTAAAGGCGCTAAGGTTGTAGTTTACAAATACAAACCTAAGAAGAACTACCACAAGAAACAAGGCCATCGTCAACCGTACACGAAAGTAACTATCGAGAAGATTCAAGCGTAA
- a CDS encoding ribosomal-processing cysteine protease Prp: protein MINVRITRSSDLGTIVGFEVKGHAGYAKRGEDIVCAGVSAVTVGTVNSIETLTGISMDTSMKNGFLSGTLSSIDDFDTSAKVQLLLESMVVMLNDIAESYGKYLQIEQVNI, encoded by the coding sequence ATGATTAACGTACGGATTACACGATCTTCGGATCTAGGGACTATCGTTGGCTTTGAGGTAAAAGGGCACGCGGGTTATGCAAAGCGTGGCGAAGATATCGTATGTGCCGGAGTTTCGGCCGTAACGGTTGGAACCGTCAATTCGATTGAGACTTTGACCGGAATCTCCATGGATACGTCCATGAAGAACGGATTCCTAAGTGGGACATTAAGTTCCATTGATGATTTCGATACTTCCGCGAAGGTGCAATTGCTGCTTGAATCCATGGTCGTGATGCTAAATGATATCGCAGAATCATACGGGAAGTATCTTCAAATAGAGCAAGTAAATATTTAA
- the rpmA gene encoding 50S ribosomal protein L27: MLKLNLQLFASKKGVGSTKNGRDSHSKRLGVKRADGQAVTGGNILVRQRGTKIHPGTNVGIGKDDTLFALVDGVVKFERWGRDRKKVSVYPVDVAPVAAALEA, translated from the coding sequence ATGTTGAAATTGAATCTTCAATTGTTCGCATCGAAAAAAGGTGTAGGTTCCACAAAGAACGGACGGGATTCCCATTCCAAACGTCTTGGCGTGAAACGTGCTGACGGTCAAGCAGTAACCGGCGGTAACATCTTGGTTCGTCAACGCGGAACAAAAATTCACCCAGGCACTAACGTAGGCATCGGTAAAGATGATACGTTGTTCGCATTGGTGGATGGCGTAGTGAAGTTCGAACGTTGGGGCCGCGATCGCAAAAAAGTGAGCGTATACCCAGTTGATGTCGCTCCGGTAGCAGCGGCACTGGAAGCGTAA
- a CDS encoding Spo0B domain-containing protein translates to MKSWKSAIWAVMLSVMLPLGLVYWHTSLLTCLLLGIWVAVTVAFSLIWNQRHWERELRIQENTLQQAAIRTLNHHRHDWMNDLQILYGYIQLGKPDKSVECVERIKERIALDSRIAKLGIPSLVFYIQSFRTYRTSLELEVQVEEGLQLEDKLNREAGDELTSVIMQTIRAYQYNGLAPQGETRKLRLGFLQDGGDILISFEGEGEHGNPEQLKGQIYNIVQGKIMKAGQFKPSKAYVELRLPLEM, encoded by the coding sequence ATGAAATCCTGGAAAAGTGCAATCTGGGCAGTCATGTTATCCGTAATGCTTCCTTTAGGACTCGTGTATTGGCATACCTCCCTTTTGACGTGTCTGTTGCTTGGAATTTGGGTAGCAGTAACGGTTGCTTTCAGTTTGATTTGGAATCAGCGTCATTGGGAACGGGAACTGCGCATACAAGAGAACACTCTGCAACAGGCGGCGATTCGGACACTGAATCATCATCGTCATGATTGGATGAACGATTTGCAGATTCTTTACGGATATATTCAGCTTGGAAAGCCTGATAAATCCGTGGAGTGTGTGGAAAGAATAAAGGAACGTATAGCACTTGATAGTCGTATCGCTAAGCTGGGCATTCCTTCATTGGTCTTCTATATCCAATCTTTCCGAACTTACCGGACTAGTCTGGAACTGGAAGTTCAAGTGGAGGAAGGATTGCAACTGGAGGACAAGCTAAACCGGGAAGCAGGAGATGAGCTGACTTCAGTGATTATGCAGACCATACGGGCTTATCAATATAACGGACTGGCTCCCCAGGGTGAAACGCGCAAGCTTCGTCTTGGCTTTCTTCAGGATGGAGGAGACATTCTTATCTCCTTCGAAGGTGAGGGAGAGCATGGCAATCCCGAGCAGCTCAAAGGGCAAATTTATAATATAGTACAAGGAAAAATCATGAAAGCGGGGCAGTTTAAGCCCAGTAAGGCTTATGTAGAGCTGCGTTTGCCGCTTGAAATGTGA
- the obgE gene encoding GTPase ObgE, which produces MFVDKAKIYVKGGDGGDGIVAFRREKYVPDGGPAGGDGGRGGDVIFRVDEGLRTLMDFRYQRHFKADKGIKGRNRSQHGANADHMIVRIPPGTVLIDDDTQEIIADLTRHGQQVVVARGGRGGRGNTRFATQSNKAPELAENGEEGQERYIVMELKVMADVGLVGFPSVGKSTLLSVVSAAEPKIGAYHFTTITPNLGVVDVGDGRSFVMADLPGLIEGASEGIGLGHEFLRHVERTRIIIHVVDMSGSEGRDPFEDWVLINDELKQYNAALIDRPQIVAANKMDMPESEENLIAFRERVAELRPDLEIMPISSLTRQGVQELLYRATDILDSIPVEPVVEEVSGTTERKVYKLEAEDDNSFTITRDNEAYVVNSPRIEKMLKRMQLSTHDAILKLARTLRHMGVDAELRKRGAVEGTIVRIGEFEFEFVENSSYY; this is translated from the coding sequence ATGTTCGTAGATAAAGCTAAGATTTATGTTAAAGGCGGAGACGGCGGGGATGGGATCGTTGCATTTCGTCGGGAGAAGTATGTACCGGATGGTGGTCCTGCAGGTGGTGACGGTGGCCGTGGTGGCGACGTTATCTTCCGCGTAGATGAGGGACTCCGTACATTGATGGATTTCCGTTATCAGCGCCATTTTAAAGCTGACAAAGGGATTAAAGGACGCAACAGAAGTCAGCATGGAGCGAACGCTGATCATATGATTGTGCGGATTCCGCCTGGAACCGTGTTAATTGACGATGATACACAAGAGATCATCGCTGATTTGACTCGCCATGGTCAGCAAGTTGTTGTTGCCCGTGGTGGTCGTGGGGGTCGTGGGAATACTCGTTTTGCAACACAATCTAATAAGGCTCCAGAGCTTGCAGAGAACGGCGAAGAGGGTCAAGAGCGGTATATTGTTATGGAACTTAAGGTTATGGCTGATGTGGGACTTGTAGGCTTCCCGAGTGTGGGCAAATCTACACTACTGTCGGTCGTATCCGCAGCAGAGCCAAAGATTGGTGCATACCACTTCACTACGATTACACCGAACTTAGGTGTAGTAGATGTTGGGGATGGACGAAGCTTTGTAATGGCGGATCTGCCAGGATTAATCGAGGGAGCTAGTGAAGGCATAGGTCTTGGTCATGAATTCCTACGTCACGTTGAACGTACACGGATCATTATTCACGTAGTGGATATGTCTGGTTCAGAGGGGCGTGATCCTTTCGAGGATTGGGTTCTCATTAATGACGAGCTGAAGCAATATAATGCGGCTCTAATTGATCGTCCTCAGATCGTGGCCGCGAATAAAATGGATATGCCGGAGTCAGAGGAGAATCTCATCGCTTTCCGAGAACGCGTAGCTGAGCTACGTCCGGATCTTGAGATTATGCCAATCTCCTCACTTACCCGTCAGGGTGTGCAGGAACTGTTATATCGTGCAACGGATATTCTTGATAGTATTCCGGTGGAACCTGTAGTTGAAGAAGTATCAGGAACAACGGAACGTAAGGTTTATAAGCTGGAAGCGGAAGATGATAACTCATTCACCATTACACGTGATAATGAAGCATATGTGGTCAACAGCCCTCGTATCGAGAAAATGCTGAAACGTATGCAGCTCAGTACTCATGATGCGATCCTGAAGCTGGCACGGACACTACGTCATATGGGTGTGGATGCAGAGCTTCGTAAACGTGGTGCTGTTGAGGGAACGATTGTCCGTATTGGTGAGTTCGAATTCGAATTCGTTGAGAACAGCAGTTACTATTAA